A single Triticum dicoccoides isolate Atlit2015 ecotype Zavitan chromosome 2A, WEW_v2.0, whole genome shotgun sequence DNA region contains:
- the LOC119352340 gene encoding methylthioribose kinase 2-like, whose protein sequence is MTGLLHDSLGFGSAKMIRRIVGIAHVEDFDSIEDASKRASCERRALDCAKAILKGRRQFESIEQVIAHVQSVTHD, encoded by the exons ATGACAGGTTTACTTCATGATAGTCTTGGATTTGGTTCAGCCAAAATGATCAG GAGAATTGTTGGAATTGCCCATGTCGAGGATTTTGACTCAATCGAGGATGCCAGCAAGAGAGCATCATGTGAGCGCCGCGCGCTTGATTGTGCCAAGGCAATCCTGAAGGGACGGCGCCAGTTCGAGAGCATTGAGCAAGTTATTGCGCACGTCCAATCAGTAACTCATGACTGA
- the LOC119357000 gene encoding uncharacterized protein LOC119357000 codes for MLRPASISPAVLVEYVVPPSLKADVLAMVMGAAWAVATDGRHGVRETAAARATVTAGPETASARKTEAERFLCAGVCSGGVERSCSRRIAKGWRPPSPIPVTDYMWAQVIVRGRRMSGSMRRILNLGLLEGVKRAYSLRRLNLELSKVKFFHPTAQEAAAHGKVLPTLTPAQAEATSRTRICNTDLATAEAAAPKIDPPKTELVIKPPEVSYSIRSPRCVHFLPTASESKVVMVDRGNRMIRFNIVNSPHYNDTQDGQVPRHSRYIDSMPSLHGYKEAPLTISVPPTNLHLLDGEDAGDLYIIDSVLHPNKADVRPQFEALVWRGITTSLASHRFWHCDILPLPPWITHHRNAFVYGHALVGDTICFSISGPEGNGTYCFHMATRQWSKAGDWLMPFHGKADYVPELGLWFGVADGLPCAADLSGVVGGEEPPPEKMRIWVHDDLPEEWQPNQFFKPRVISLGSGKFMVVDFLDDMQFDKESNEMCLEKQFALFTGMEVAYSNGNGKGKNSRNGAIKDNDHSSGSENGGKGKGKGLIRGLRMIKHKSGRYMFNNHQRIEEVL; via the exons ATGTTGCGTCCGGCGTCGATCTCCCCCGCTGTGCTCGTTGAGTATGTGGTGCCGCCGTCCTTGAAGGCAGACGTCCTGGCCATGGTGATGGGGGCTGCGTGGGCCGTTGCCACTGATGGCAGGCACGGTGTCCGGGAAACGGCGGCTGCTCGCGCTACGGTGACGGCCGGCCCGGAGACGGCCTCCGCGCGGAAGACGGAGGCTGAGCGGTTTCTGTGTGCTGGAGTTTGCTCCGGCGGCGTGGAGAGGAGCTGCAGCCGGCGCATCGCAAAGGGATGGAGGCCCCCTTCTCCCATCCCAGTCACCGATTATATGTGG GCGCAGGTGATCGTCAGAGGGAGGAGGATGAGCGGCAGCATGCGGCGGATCCTGAACCTGGGGTTGCTCGAAGGGGTCAAACGCGCGTATTCGCTGCGGCGCCTGAACCTGGAGCTCTCCAAGGTGAAGTTTTTCCACCCGACGGCACAAGAGGCGGCCGCTCATGGCAAGGTGCTGCCAACACTGACGCCAGCCCAGGCCGAGGCCACCAGCAGGACAAGGATCTGCAACACCGAtctggcgacggcggaggcggcggcgcccaAGATCGATCCGCCAAAAACCGAGCTGGTCATAAAGCCACCGGAAGTCTCCTACTCCATCCGGTCTCCTCGCTGCGTTCATTTCTTGCCAACCGCCTCGGAGAGCAAGGTCGTCATGGTCGACCGCGGGAACCGCATGATACGCTTCAACATCGTCAATAGCCCCCACTACAACGATACCCAGGACGGCCAAGTCCCCAGGCACTCCCGCTACATCGATTCCATGCCAAGCCTCCACGGGTACAAGGAGGCGCCGCTGACCATCTCCGTCCCTCCCACGAACTTACACCTCCTTGACGGCGAAGACGCAGGCGACCTCTACATCATCGATAGCGTCCTCCATCCCAACAAGGCGGACGTACGCCCGCAGTTCGAGGCCCTGGTGTGGAGGGGGATCACCACGTCCCTCGCGTCTCACAGGTTCTGGCACTGCGACATCCTCCCGCTGCCCCCGTGGATCACGCACCACAGGAATGCCTTCGTCTATGGTCACGCCCTCGTCGGCGACACCATCTGCTTCTCCATCTCTGGCCCAGAGGGCAATGGCACCTACTGCTTCCACATGGCGACTCGCCAGTGGAGCAAAGCTGGCGACTGGCTCATGCCCTTCCATGGCAAGGCAGATTACGTCCCTGAGCTTGGACTCTGGTTCGGCGTCGCAGACGGCCTcccctgcgctgctgacctctctgGCGTCGTCGGAGGGGAGGAGCCGCCGCCAGAGAAGATGCGGATCTGGGTGCACGATGACCTGCCAGAGGAGTGGCAGCCAAACCAATTTTTCAAGCCCAGGGTCATCAGCCTTGGTTCTGGCAAGTTCATGGTCGTGGACTTCTTGGATGACATGCAATTCGACAAGGAATCCAACGAGATGTGTCTTGAAAAGCAATTCGCCCTCTTCACTGGTATGGAAGTAGCCTACAGCAACGGCAACGGCAAAGGCAAGAATAGCAGAAATGGTGCCATCAAAGACAATGACCACAGTAGTGGCAGCGAGAATggcggcaaaggcaaaggcaaagggctGATCCGTGGCCTCCGTATGATCAAGCACAAATCCGGTCGTTACATGTTCAACAACCATCAGAGGATCGAGGAGGTGCTCTGA
- the LOC119357001 gene encoding methylthioribose kinase 1, protein MAAADEAQGFRPLDEASLVAYIRATPALAASLGGRVDDLAVKEVGDGNLNFVYIVSSDAGSVVVKQALPYIRCVGDSWPMTRERAYFEASALREHGRLCPDHVPEVYHFDRAMSLIGMRYIKPPHIILRKGLIAGVEYPLLAEHMSDYMAKTLFFTSLLYNSTTEHKKQVARYCENVEMCRLTEQVVFSDPYMVSKYNRWNSPFLDKDAEAVREDDGLKLEIAELKSMFIERAQALIHGDLHTGSIMVTPDSTQVIDPEFAFYAPMGYDIGAFLGNLILAYFAQDGHADQTNDRKAYKQWILKTIEESWNLFQQKFLGLWNKHKDGNGEAYLPAIYNNPELLSVVQKKYMTGLLHDSLGFGSAKMIRRIVGIAHVEDFDSIEDASKRASCERRALDCAKAILKGRRQFESIEQVIVHVQSVNHD, encoded by the exons atggccgccgccgacgAGGCGCAGGGCTTCCGCCCGCTGGacgaggcgtcgctggtggcctacaTCCGGGCGACCCCGGCGCTGGCCGCCAGCCTCGGCGGCCGCGTCGACGACCTCGCCGTCAAGGAggtcggcgacggcaacctcaactTCGTCTACATCGTCTCCTCCGACGCCGGCTCCGTCGTCGTCAAGCAG GCGCTGCCGTACATCCGCTGCGTGGGGGACTCGTGGCCGATGACGAGGGAGCGGGCCTACTTTGAGGCCTCCGCGCTGCGGGAGCACGGCCGCCTCTGCCCGGACCACGTCCCGGAGGTCTACCACTTCGACCGCGCCATGTCGCTCATCGGGATGCGCTACATCAAGCCGCCCCACATCATCCTCCGCAAGGGCCTCATCGCCGGCGTCGAGTACCCCCTCCTCGCCGAGCACATGTCCGACTACATGGCCAAGACCCTCTTCTTCACCTCCCTCCTCTACAACTCCACCACCGAGCACAAGAAGCAAG TTGCTCGCTACTGCGAGAACGTGGAGATGTGCAGGCTCACGGAGCAGGTCGTCTTCTCGGACCCATACATGGTCTCCAAATACAATCGCTGGAACTCGCCATTCCTCGACAAGGACGCCGAGGCGGTGCGAGAGGATGATGGGCTGAAGTTGGAGATTGCTGAATTGAAGTCGAT GTTTATCGAGAGAGCCCAGGCCCTGATTCATGGAGATCTCCATACTGGTTCCATCATGGTGACCCCAGATTCCACTCAAGTGATTGATCCGGAGTTTGCCTTCTACGCGCCGATGGGTTACGACATTGGGGCCTTCTTGGGGAACCTGATTCTGGCGTACTTTGCACAGGATGGGCATGCTGATCAAACGAATGACCGTAAA GCTTATAAGCAATGGATATTGAAGACCATCGAAGAATCATGGAATTTGTTCCAGCAGAAATTTTTGGGACTCTGGAATAAACACAAAGATGGGAATGGGGAGGCATACCTGCCTGCCATATACAACAACCCGGAGCTTTTGAGCGTTGTACAGAAGAAGTACATGACAGGTCTACTTCATGATAGTCTTGGATTTGGTTCAGCCAAAATGATCAG GAGAATTGTTGGAATTGCCCATGTCGAGGATTTTGACTCAATTGAGGATGCCAGCAAGAGAGCATCATGTGAGCGCCGTGCGCTTGATTGTGCCAAGGCAATCCTGAAGGGGCGACGCCAATTTGAGAGCATCGAGCAGGTTATTGTGCATGTCCAATCAGTAAATCATGACTGA